A stretch of DNA from Acidobacteriota bacterium:
GCCGTCGCGATCGGTGCGCAGTACGCCCTCGCGGCTCCAGCGGCTCATGATGCGGATGGCGGTCTCGATGGTCGTGCCGGTGAAGTCGGCCAGTTCCTGTCGCCCCAGCACGAGCGGGATGAACAGGCCGCCGCGGTCCGGACGGCCGATCTGTTCGCCGAGCTTCACGAAGAAGCGGGCGAGCCTGACTTCCACGCGGCTGCCGCTCATGTCGGCGAGCCGCGTCGTCAGTTCCACGAGGCGGAGCGACAGGCTGCCGAGCAGGCCGCGGACGAGCGATGGTTGCCGTTCGAGCAGGGCGAAGAATGCCTGGCGCGGAATCACCAGGCACGTCGTCGGTTCGAGCGCGGTGGCAGCGGCGGGATACGGCTTCGATTCGTATGTCGCGATCGCGCCGAGCGGTCCGTTCGGTCCGAACATGCCGAGGATGCCGTCGTGGCCGTCGGGCAGGTGCTTGAAGACCTTGACGCGTCCGGTCAGCACGATGAAGAAGTGATCGGACGGGTCGCCCTCGTCGAACACGCGATCGCCGCGATCGTACGTGCGCACCGCCGACACCTCGGCCACGCGCTGCAGATCCTCGGGACTCACGCGTCGAAAGAGATCCGTCTCGGCCAGAATCGACGGCGTTGCCAGTGCCACCGCGGCAGTATATGTCGCGTCAGGCGCATCACCCCGGTCGCCGGTCCGAGCCTCCGACTCCGTCATCGGACCGCCATCGTCCTCGCTTCCTCGTCGTAGGTGACAAGGGCCACGCCCCGCGGCACGAGCCGTACCCGCCGCTCGAGTACCAGCGAGTCGGGCACGGCGCTCGCCGGTGCCGGCGGTCCGGCTTCCTGCCGCGTGAAGCGCACGGTGATGACCCGTTCGCCCGGCGTCACCAGTGTCTCGCGAAAGACGTAGATCGGCCGATCGCCGCGCAGGCCGCCACCGTGGACGATCTCGTCGGCAATCACGTGCTCGTCGAGTTGCACCTGCAGGCGGTACGTGGCGGGTCCGCCGACGCACACACGCGTCTGTCGCATGTGCGCCGGCACGCCGGCCAGTTCCTCGGGCGTGCTGTCGCGGCAGACCTCGATGCGTTCGGGCCGGGCGCGAAACGCCACGCGCAGCACGGCCTCGTCGCCCGGCGACATCGTCACCGCGAGGGTCGATGCCCATCGCAGGCCGAACACGATCGCCCCCGCGAGGAGCACTCCACCAATGTGCGAGGTACGGGTCGTCATCGTCGTTCCTCCACGCGTGATACGCAGACGAGTTCCGGAGGCTCGGACACCGGCGCCGGGCGGTCCAGCGCCGCGACGTCGCGCGTCAGTTCGTTGAGCGCCGCGATCGCGATCGCCGGTTCCGCGGCGTTGGCACTGGCCACGCGCACGCGACGCCGATCGACGCGCTCCTGCAGTTCGGCATCGCGACCGTTGTAGATGCGCTCGTGCAGCCACGCCGGTCCCTCGCGATGCCAGCAGTCGCGCGGCGGACACGACACGACAAGCACGCCAGCCGCGCCACCGCGCAGCAGCATCTCGATCACCGAGGTGTGCAGGTTGCCCGCGCACGACACCGGGTAGATCGCGGCGCCGGATCCGGTCATCGCCTCGCGATAGGCACCGGCGCCGTGCTCGCACACGACCGCCACGACCTGACCAGCACGGCGCGCGGGTTCGGCGTTGAACGCCTGAACGGTGCCGACCTGCTCGCGGCCCGTGCGTCCAGGCGGGCCCACGCCCATCGGCGCGCACGACGCCGCGCAGATGCCGCAGCTCACGCACAGCGACGGGTCCACCCGCGCGACGATCAGGGATCGCGGATGCGGCGGGTCGCGCGGCACCATCGTGATCGCGCCGTACGGGCAGTCGATCGAACACTGCACGCATCCGGTGCAGATCGATTCGTCGACGGTGGAGGCCGGCAGGCGCGCGGTGCCCCGTCGTGCCGTGAGCGCGGGCACGAGCAGCAGCAGGCCGACGGCGCCGACAACGGCCGCCAGCGCCAGCCGTGGCTCCATGGCTGCCGTGATGGGCAGCCAGAAGGCGAAGAACACGTCGATGGGCACGGTGTCAGGCCGCACGAACGGGTCGGCCTTCGGCGCCATCGTCAGCGGAAAGACGATGGACAGCGCGACCAGCGCGCCGACGACGGTCCATGTCACCGCGCGGGGCGGCAGGAACGCCGGACGATTGAGGCGCTTGACGTGCAGCCAGAAGACGACGCCGAGCGCCAGCGGGATGCCGATGTGCGCGAAGAGGGCGAGGAAGAAGAAAACGCTCTGGACCGGCCGCTCGCCCGTGAACGCACGGCTGATGGGCTCGGACACGATGGGCAGCGCGTCGACGATGCGCGCGCCCTCTCGCGCGAGCCACTCGCCGAACGTGTCCCAGACCATCACGTATCCGGTCCACCCGCACAGGAGCAGCAACAGCAGCAGGCCCACGCCGGAGGTCCAGGCCGACGCGCGTGCGCCCCAGCTCCGGCCCTGGACGAACATGCGCACCGCGTGCACGAGCGTGGCGACGATGGCGGCGTCGCTCGCGAAGCGGTGCAGGCCCCGTACCCAGTTCCCGATCCAGGGATTGGCCGTGAGCCGGGCCACCGACTCCCAGGGTTGGCCGATCCGGTAGAAGAGGATCAGCCACACACCCGTGACGACCAGCACGAGGTACAGCGCCACGACGAGCGTGCCGCTCTGATAGAGGGGGTTGGCCTGCGGGCCGAAGCACTTGTTGCCGAGGGCGTCAGCCCGGGCCAGCAGCCACTCTGAAACAGACTCGCGGCGATGCGTCACGTCGGCCGTGATCGTAGGAGCCGGAACCTGTCGCGCATATGACCGTTGTCATACCGGGCTCGTCCGTTGCCGCATATCGTCGGCGCACGACACAGGAGGCGCACCATGAGCGGCCCGTCCCCAGGTTCCCAGTCAGACGATCAAGTTCCTCTCGGCCAACGGCTCTTCGACAACGTCCTCCTCCTGCTGGTGGCGGGCATGGTCGTGGTCTTCGCCCTCTACACCGGTTGGGGGTTGTGGGAGATCTACAGCCTGCCGCCCGCGTCGCTTCCCTGAGGCCTTCCATGCACACCGAGATACACACCGGACTCGAAGCGCCCACGGGCAAGTGGTGGGTCCCCGCGCACAAGAGCGAGAAGATGTGGGTCACCATCGCCTTCATCTGGTGCATGGTGCTGTTCATCATGATGCCGCTCTGGCACTGGAAGGGCGGCCAGAACCCCTCGGGCATCCGGCGGCGCGTCACGCCGGAAGCCTTCCAGAAGCGCGTCTCCGAATTCACCGCCGCCTATCAGGTGGGCTACGACCGCGGGTTCCCCGTCGTCGAGCCGCCGCCGGGATCGGATATCTACCTGCTGGCGCGGTCGTTCACGTGGACGCCGGTCCTCAAGTTGAAGAAGGGCGTCGAGTACACGCTGCACCTGTCGTCGGTTGACGTGAATCACGGGTTCTCGCTGTATCCGATCAACGTCAACTTCCAGGTCGTGCCCGGCTACGACTACGGCCTGCGTGTGACGCCCAACGCCACGGGCGACTTCCGCATCATCTGCAACGAGTTCTGCGGCATCGGCCATCACCTGATGGTGGGCCGCGTGATCGTCGAAGATGCCGAGCCGACCGCGCCGACAGGAGGCGCGCGATGACCGCCGCAACGTTCCGTGTGTGTCCGGCCACCGGTCGCCGGATCGATCTGGCGGCCCAGCGGCTGATCAAGGTGCACGCGGTGACCTCGATCGTGTCGCTCCTCATCGGCGCCATCGCCGCCGCGCTCCTGGTGCTCACGCGCTGGCAGGCCGTGCATCTGCTGCCGGCCGACTGGTTCTATCGCATCCTCGGCGTGCACGGCATGAGCATGCTGATCTTCTTCATCATCTTCTTCGAGATGGCCGTGCTGATCTTTGCCAGCACCGTGCTCATCAACGCACGACAGGCGGCGGTGAAGACCACATGGTTCGCGTGTGGGCTCATGCTGATCGGCGCGATCACCGTCGAATGGATGATGTGGGCCGGGCGAGCCGACGTGCTCTTCACGTCGTACGTGCCGCTGCGCGCCGATCCGATGTTCTACCTCGGCGTGATCCTCTTCGCGGTGGGCGCGCTCGTCACGACGGCGATGTTCTTCGTGAACGTGGCCGTTGCCAAACGCGAGAAGACGCACGAAGGCACGCTGCCGCTCGTCGTCTATGGGGCGATGACGGCCGCCATCATCGCCGTCATCACGCTCGTGCACGGCGCGCTGATCTACATCCCGACGTTCTTCTGGTCGCTCGGCCTGATGGAGGTCGACCCGCAGGTCTACCGGTTGATCTGGTGGGCGCTGGGGCACTCGTCGCAGCAGATCAACGTGGCGGCGATGGTGGCCATCTGGTACATGCTCGGCGCGCTCACCATCGGCGCCGTCGTCCTCAACGAGAAGATCAGCCGCACGGCGTTCGTGCTCTACATCCTGTTCATCTCGATGGCATCGGCGCATCACCTGCTGGTGGACCCGGGGATGGGACCGGCCTGGAAGGTGGTCAACACGAGCTACTTCATGTACATGGCGGTGCTCGCGTCGATGATCCACGGCTTCACGGTACCGGCCGGCATGGAGCTGGGCATGCGTCTGCGCGGCTACACGGCCGGCATGTTCGGATGGCTGCGCCACGCGCCGTGGGGTGATCCTGGCTTCAGTTCGCTCGTCTTCTCGGTGGTGGTGTTCGGGTTCGTCGGCGGCATCACGGGCGTGACGATCGGTACCGAGCAGATCAACATCATCGTGCACAACACGCTGCGCGTGCCCGGACACTTCCACGCCACGGTGGTGAGCGGGACGGCGATGGCCTTCATGGGGGCCACCTACTACCTGATTCCGCTGATCTTCGAGAAGAAGGTCGCGTTCTGGAAGCTGGCGCGCATCCAGCCGTACCTGTTCGCCGGCGGCATGCTGGTCTTCACGATGTCGATGACCTTCGCCGGCAGCTTCGGTGTGCCGCGACGCCACTGGGACATCAGCTTCAGCCAGGCGCCCTTCGACGTGCAGTTCAACCCGATCGTGGACCTGATCCTCGCCGTGGTCG
This window harbors:
- a CDS encoding Crp/Fnr family transcriptional regulator, translating into MALATPSILAETDLFRRVSPEDLQRVAEVSAVRTYDRGDRVFDEGDPSDHFFIVLTGRVKVFKHLPDGHDGILGMFGPNGPLGAIATYESKPYPAAATALEPTTCLVIPRQAFFALLERQPSLVRGLLGSLSLRLVELTTRLADMSGSRVEVRLARFFVKLGEQIGRPDRGGLFIPLVLGRQELADFTGTTIETAIRIMSRWSREGVLRTDRDGFVILDAANLANIANG
- a CDS encoding cytochrome b N-terminal domain-containing protein: MTHRRESVSEWLLARADALGNKCFGPQANPLYQSGTLVVALYLVLVVTGVWLILFYRIGQPWESVARLTANPWIGNWVRGLHRFASDAAIVATLVHAVRMFVQGRSWGARASAWTSGVGLLLLLLLCGWTGYVMVWDTFGEWLAREGARIVDALPIVSEPISRAFTGERPVQSVFFFLALFAHIGIPLALGVVFWLHVKRLNRPAFLPPRAVTWTVVGALVALSIVFPLTMAPKADPFVRPDTVPIDVFFAFWLPITAAMEPRLALAAVVGAVGLLLLVPALTARRGTARLPASTVDESICTGCVQCSIDCPYGAITMVPRDPPHPRSLIVARVDPSLCVSCGICAASCAPMGVGPPGRTGREQVGTVQAFNAEPARRAGQVVAVVCEHGAGAYREAMTGSGAAIYPVSCAGNLHTSVIEMLLRGGAAGVLVVSCPPRDCWHREGPAWLHERIYNGRDAELQERVDRRRVRVASANAAEPAIAIAALNELTRDVAALDRPAPVSEPPELVCVSRVEERR
- a CDS encoding cytochrome c oxidase subunit II — its product is MHTGLEAPTGKWWVPAHKSEKMWVTIAFIWCMVLFIMMPLWHWKGGQNPSGIRRRVTPEAFQKRVSEFTAAYQVGYDRGFPVVEPPPGSDIYLLARSFTWTPVLKLKKGVEYTLHLSSVDVNHGFSLYPINVNFQVVPGYDYGLRVTPNATGDFRIICNEFCGIGHHLMVGRVIVEDAEPTAPTGGAR
- a CDS encoding cbb3-type cytochrome c oxidase subunit I, with product MTAATFRVCPATGRRIDLAAQRLIKVHAVTSIVSLLIGAIAAALLVLTRWQAVHLLPADWFYRILGVHGMSMLIFFIIFFEMAVLIFASTVLINARQAAVKTTWFACGLMLIGAITVEWMMWAGRADVLFTSYVPLRADPMFYLGVILFAVGALVTTAMFFVNVAVAKREKTHEGTLPLVVYGAMTAAIIAVITLVHGALIYIPTFFWSLGLMEVDPQVYRLIWWALGHSSQQINVAAMVAIWYMLGALTIGAVVLNEKISRTAFVLYILFISMASAHHLLVDPGMGPAWKVVNTSYFMYMAVLASMIHGFTVPAGMELGMRLRGYTAGMFGWLRHAPWGDPGFSSLVFSVVVFGFVGGITGVTIGTEQINIIVHNTLRVPGHFHATVVSGTAMAFMGATYYLIPLIFEKKVAFWKLARIQPYLFAGGMLVFTMSMTFAGSFGVPRRHWDISFSQAPFDVQFNPIVDLILAVVALGGLTAVTGALIFIAIAVKSVFFGEPLGTLTRGVAMVGVPQGLTHPPVHAPDVAERSAELHRRAPGLFGPTPGTLTLAFVFLAAFVLYFFVNWKVLSFLWRIG